One window of Caldisericum exile AZM16c01 genomic DNA carries:
- a CDS encoding metal-dependent transcriptional regulator, which yields MEFSLSESLEDYLVDLLELSQRDCIVRLVDLARKRKVTLPSALEAVKTLAEKNFLVHKARGYIVLTDYGLEQARKIYEKKKILLSFLVDVLGVKPEIAIRDAHKIEHDISNETFDAIVKFVKTTHLNKEGKEEKMPLTLADLKVGESGKIVSIKDEAGKLKSKLLSMGATSGTVVKVKRLAPLGDPIEVLILDYHLSLRKSEAEQILVERI from the coding sequence ATGGAATTTTCACTAAGTGAGAGTCTTGAAGATTATCTTGTGGATCTTTTAGAGTTATCGCAGAGGGATTGCATCGTAAGACTTGTTGATTTAGCCAGAAAAAGAAAAGTTACTCTACCTTCGGCACTTGAGGCGGTAAAAACACTTGCAGAAAAGAATTTTTTAGTACATAAGGCTCGTGGTTATATTGTGCTTACCGATTATGGGTTGGAGCAAGCAAGAAAAATTTACGAGAAGAAAAAGATACTTCTTTCGTTTTTAGTAGATGTTCTTGGCGTTAAACCAGAGATTGCAATTAGAGATGCTCATAAAATTGAGCATGATATTTCCAACGAAACTTTCGATGCAATAGTTAAATTTGTTAAAACAACCCATTTAAATAAAGAGGGAAAGGAGGAAAAAATGCCTTTAACGTTGGCTGATTTAAAGGTTGGAGAGAGTGGAAAGATAGTCTCAATTAAAGATGAAGCTGGTAAATTAAAAAGTAAATTACTTTCAATGGGCGCAACTTCAGGAACAGTTGTAAAGGTTAAGCGACTTGCACCATTGGGTGATCCTATTGAGGTGCTTATCTTAGACTACCATCTTTCATTAAGAAAAAGTGAAGCAGAGCAAATTTTGGTTGAGAGGATATGA
- a CDS encoding ABC transporter permease, with translation MKIFETLQKFLLLILLIIIISGLIVLFIEISPYQLLKTLQSREFIFSIKFSLMTSIVSLFLSFFFSLPVAYFLARKNFFGKPFVQNLLDIPVSLSPLVIGLMYLILFGGPFGKLLDKFNISFVFTPLGVIFAQFIVITPFVEKNIEVAFSKISERYEFIGQTMGLNDFEIFVKIIFPMAQEGIVAGLILGWSRAISEFGATVMLAGAIRMKTETLPIAVFLGVNSYDMNLAISAGIIMVLISFLIHILVRRVFKNYAIY, from the coding sequence ATGAAAATATTTGAGACTTTACAAAAATTTTTGTTGCTAATACTTTTAATAATAATTATTTCAGGTTTGATTGTTCTATTTATTGAAATTTCTCCATATCAGCTCTTGAAAACATTGCAGAGTCGCGAATTTATTTTTTCTATAAAATTTTCTTTAATGACTTCCATCGTATCACTTTTTTTGTCATTCTTCTTTTCCCTACCAGTTGCATACTTTCTTGCAAGAAAAAACTTTTTCGGAAAGCCTTTTGTTCAAAATTTGCTCGATATACCTGTTTCGTTATCGCCCCTTGTAATAGGACTTATGTATTTAATTCTCTTTGGAGGTCCGTTTGGAAAATTACTTGATAAGTTTAATATAAGTTTCGTATTCACTCCTCTTGGTGTTATCTTTGCGCAGTTTATTGTTATTACTCCTTTTGTCGAAAAAAACATTGAGGTTGCCTTTTCTAAAATAAGCGAAAGGTATGAGTTTATAGGTCAAACAATGGGACTAAATGATTTTGAGATTTTTGTGAAGATAATCTTCCCTATGGCACAAGAGGGGATTGTTGCGGGTTTGATTTTGGGCTGGAGTAGGGCAATTTCTGAATTTGGAGCGACAGTCATGCTTGCAGGGGCTATAAGAATGAAAACAGAAACACTTCCAATTGCGGTCTTCTTGGGTGTTAACTCCTACGATATGAACCTTGCAATTAGTGCAGGAATTATCATGGTGCTCATTTCCTTTTTAATTCACATTTTAGTAAGGAGGGTTTTTAAAAATTATGCTATATATTGA
- a CDS encoding ATP-binding cassette domain-containing protein: MLYIENLNVKIGNFYLKNINLKIFDEEYFIILGNSGAGKTALLETMAGRYFPSSGKIIFGSRDITRMTPKDREIGFVPQDYLLFPHLSVLENITLGKVPLDKKVIEFLNIEKLLERHPSTLSGGEKQRVALARALVKKPKLLLLDEPTSSLDTEIKKSVWDLLLLVKQQFKITVLHVTHDLSEAYYMSERIAIMRNGEIETVGVFSEIMKSKSEKVALAILKKGDIFEDFQMINNSLNRDANPLSYSLYIPYLHNERRFRGGD, encoded by the coding sequence ATGCTATATATTGAGAACTTGAACGTGAAAATTGGGAACTTTTACCTTAAAAATATTAACCTTAAAATTTTTGACGAGGAGTATTTTATCATATTAGGAAATTCAGGTGCAGGTAAAACTGCTTTACTTGAAACAATGGCGGGGAGGTACTTTCCAAGTTCTGGTAAAATTATTTTTGGAAGCAGGGATATAACGAGAATGACGCCAAAGGATAGAGAAATTGGATTTGTGCCCCAAGATTATTTACTTTTTCCTCATCTTTCGGTTCTTGAAAATATTACGCTTGGAAAGGTTCCACTCGATAAAAAAGTTATAGAATTTCTTAACATAGAAAAACTTCTGGAAAGACACCCGAGCACTCTTTCAGGAGGAGAAAAACAGAGAGTAGCCCTTGCGCGAGCATTAGTTAAAAAGCCAAAGCTACTTTTGCTTGATGAGCCCACATCGTCTTTGGATACGGAGATAAAGAAGTCAGTTTGGGATCTTTTGCTTTTGGTGAAACAACAATTCAAAATAACCGTTTTACATGTTACTCATGATTTAAGTGAGGCTTATTATATGTCAGAAAGGATTGCCATAATGAGGAATGGTGAGATAGAAACTGTTGGTGTTTTTTCAGAGATAATGAAATCGAAAAGCGAAAAGGTTGCGTTAGCAATACTGAAAAAGGGGGATATCTTTGAAGATTTCCAAATGATTAACAACTCTTTAAATAGAGATGCAAATCCTTTAAGTTATAGTTTATATATTCCTTATCTTCATAATGAAAGAAGATTTAGAGGTGGTGATTAA
- a CDS encoding DUF1893 domain-containing protein, producing MIKNCSPQNLVKKSIVEANLNLAIFMDNELIYSDTMTGISPIFNFVKENLNNLKNLKNLYIGDRIVGKAGAMLISLLKPKYVYAHILSKSGKEILERYKIDFEFDTLTNYIINRDKTGLCPFENAVLNVSDPLTAISIIEETLKKLKESKT from the coding sequence ATGATAAAAAACTGCTCTCCTCAAAATCTCGTCAAGAAATCCATTGTTGAAGCAAACCTTAATCTTGCAATTTTTATGGATAATGAACTTATATACTCGGACACAATGACAGGAATTTCGCCCATATTTAATTTTGTAAAAGAAAACCTCAATAATCTTAAAAATCTAAAAAACCTATATATAGGGGATAGAATAGTTGGCAAGGCAGGAGCAATGCTTATTTCGCTTTTAAAGCCCAAGTATGTTTATGCACACATTTTAAGCAAAAGTGGAAAAGAAATTCTTGAAAGGTATAAAATCGACTTCGAATTTGACACCTTAACAAACTATATCATAAATCGGGATAAAACAGGTTTATGCCCTTTTGAAAATGCTGTATTAAACGTATCCGATCCGCTTACCGCAATATCAATTATTGAAGAAACTCTTAAAAAACTTAAAGAGTCAAAAACTTAG
- the ispH gene encoding 4-hydroxy-3-methylbut-2-enyl diphosphate reductase produces the protein MHNKGRRTIIVAKSFGFCSGVERAVSIVENLARQSKGVFTVDSILHNEREMARLEALGVKILNPNDSGEIVILPAHGATDIEVENLKSRFKKIIDVTCPFVIRTVNIIKKLKSEGYKIVIVGEKGHRETKVLKETAGESLFAVISDLEELAQFEKEYFSKIALVSQSTVSRGLSIDVSQFFLKHAFEFRFFDTVCPETVKRQEEAEVLAKSVDCVVVVGGKHSANTNRLYEIAKRINENALFVEDVDELRKFDISRCLKIGIVSGTSTPEYIIKEIVEYLESLP, from the coding sequence ATGCATAACAAAGGCAGAAGAACTATCATAGTCGCAAAATCTTTTGGTTTTTGCTCTGGTGTTGAACGAGCGGTGAGTATTGTCGAAAATTTAGCAAGACAATCCAAAGGTGTGTTTACTGTTGACTCAATCCTCCATAACGAGAGAGAAATGGCACGCTTAGAAGCATTAGGTGTGAAAATTTTAAATCCAAACGACTCTGGCGAAATTGTAATTCTTCCTGCACATGGTGCAACTGACATTGAAGTGGAAAATCTAAAAAGTCGATTCAAAAAAATTATCGATGTGACATGTCCCTTTGTTATAAGGACTGTAAATATTATTAAAAAACTTAAAAGCGAAGGTTACAAAATTGTTATTGTCGGAGAAAAAGGTCATAGAGAAACGAAAGTACTTAAGGAAACTGCAGGAGAAAGTCTTTTTGCTGTAATTTCAGATTTGGAAGAACTTGCACAATTTGAAAAAGAATACTTCTCTAAAATTGCTCTTGTATCTCAATCTACTGTTTCAAGAGGACTTTCAATTGATGTTTCCCAATTTTTCCTGAAGCACGCCTTTGAATTTAGGTTTTTTGATACAGTTTGCCCAGAGACAGTAAAGCGTCAAGAAGAAGCCGAGGTTTTAGCAAAATCTGTTGATTGTGTGGTTGTTGTTGGTGGTAAACACTCTGCAAACACAAACAGGCTTTACGAAATTGCAAAAAGGATAAATGAAAATGCGTTATTTGTTGAGGACGTAGACGAACTAAGAAAGTTTGACATATCACGGTGTCTAAAAATTGGCATTGTTTCGGGCACATCAACGCCTGAATATATTATCAAGGAAATAGTAGAATATCTTGAAAGCCTTCCTTAA
- the modA gene encoding molybdate ABC transporter substrate-binding protein: protein MKKISLVVLLMLLSLVLVSCTKTSTTHIMIYAGVGLKGPLDEITEMYTNKTGVKFDVIYAGSGTLLAQIQSTQKGDIFIPGGMSHYQKAVEEGLILKGVKFAYHVPTIIVKKGNPKNIMGLLDLRKSGLKLALGDESSLPIGIVSKKMLEKANIYNEVKKNVVVWEGSVSKLVLDVDKTDIDASIVWETLGAQFGENIQEIPIEKQYLVIEAVPISILKTTVDKSASEKFMNFVLSDEGLKVFEKYGYRIIKQ from the coding sequence ATGAAAAAAATAAGTTTAGTAGTTCTACTAATGCTTTTAAGTTTAGTCCTTGTTTCTTGTACAAAGACAAGCACAACTCATATCATGATTTACGCTGGTGTTGGTCTTAAAGGTCCTTTGGATGAAATTACAGAAATGTACACCAATAAAACTGGAGTAAAGTTTGACGTTATTTATGCAGGAAGTGGCACTTTACTTGCACAGATACAGAGCACACAAAAAGGTGATATCTTTATACCCGGTGGGATGAGTCATTATCAAAAGGCAGTAGAGGAAGGTCTTATATTAAAAGGCGTAAAGTTTGCTTACCATGTGCCTACAATAATTGTTAAGAAAGGCAATCCTAAAAATATAATGGGATTACTTGATTTACGAAAAAGCGGCTTAAAACTTGCATTAGGGGACGAATCATCTTTGCCAATAGGAATAGTGTCAAAGAAAATGCTCGAAAAGGCGAATATATACAATGAAGTTAAGAAAAATGTCGTTGTATGGGAAGGTTCTGTGAGTAAACTTGTTCTGGATGTAGACAAAACTGATATTGATGCATCAATAGTTTGGGAAACATTAGGTGCACAATTTGGTGAAAATATTCAAGAGATACCTATTGAGAAGCAATATCTTGTTATTGAGGCAGTTCCTATTTCGATATTAAAAACGACAGTAGATAAGAGTGCATCTGAAAAATTCATGAATTTTGTCTTGTCAGATGAAGGTTTAAAGGTCTTTGAAAAATATGGTTACAGAATAATAAAGCAATGA
- a CDS encoding aldo/keto reductase, giving the protein MNLRKFGKTDEYLFPLGFGTMRLPVIGGDNSKINTDEAIKMIRYAIDNGINYIDTAYPYHGGNSEIVVGLALKDGYRKRTNIATKLPTWLINERGDLDKYFFEQLKKLQTDYVDFYLLHTLDKGLFQKMVEVDAVSWAEKKIKEGYIRYLGFSFHDEFPVFKSIVDYYPKWTFAQIQLNYLDTEYQAGLKGLKYAHEKGLAVIIMEPLRGGELANMPPQVEEIFKNANPNRPIVEWGFDFLWNMKEVSLVLSGMSTIEQVKENIEFAKRAYIGMLSDSELKAYTKASNLIHELRPIGCTGCGYCKPCTVGINIPEIFDIYNKGYLFGNIERAKRKYAFSKVKVTECIACGKCESQCPQGLPIIELLKKVHRELAET; this is encoded by the coding sequence ATGAATCTTCGAAAATTTGGAAAAACTGATGAATACCTATTTCCTCTTGGATTTGGCACAATGAGATTGCCTGTAATTGGTGGCGATAATTCAAAAATCAATACAGATGAGGCAATAAAAATGATACGCTACGCAATTGACAATGGTATTAATTACATTGATACGGCGTATCCATATCATGGAGGCAATTCGGAAATTGTGGTTGGGCTTGCTTTAAAGGATGGATACAGAAAAAGGACAAATATTGCAACAAAACTTCCAACATGGCTTATAAACGAAAGGGGTGACCTTGATAAATATTTCTTTGAACAGCTTAAGAAACTTCAAACAGATTATGTAGATTTTTATTTACTCCACACCCTCGACAAAGGGCTATTCCAAAAAATGGTTGAAGTAGATGCAGTATCATGGGCAGAGAAAAAAATAAAAGAAGGATATATTCGTTACCTTGGATTTTCTTTTCATGATGAGTTTCCCGTATTTAAGAGCATTGTTGACTACTATCCAAAATGGACATTTGCACAAATTCAGTTAAATTACCTTGATACTGAATATCAGGCAGGATTAAAAGGCTTAAAATATGCACACGAAAAAGGGCTTGCAGTAATCATAATGGAGCCTTTAAGAGGTGGCGAACTTGCAAACATGCCACCCCAAGTTGAAGAAATATTCAAAAATGCAAATCCAAATCGTCCAATTGTTGAATGGGGATTTGACTTTTTGTGGAATATGAAAGAAGTTTCACTTGTTCTAAGTGGAATGAGCACAATAGAACAAGTAAAAGAAAATATCGAATTTGCAAAAAGAGCATATATAGGAATGCTTTCAGATTCAGAACTTAAAGCTTACACAAAGGCTTCTAACTTGATTCATGAATTGCGTCCTATTGGTTGCACTGGGTGTGGCTATTGTAAACCTTGCACTGTGGGGATTAATATTCCTGAGATTTTTGATATATACAACAAAGGGTATCTTTTTGGAAATATTGAACGAGCAAAAAGAAAGTATGCTTTTTCTAAAGTTAAAGTAACGGAGTGTATAGCATGTGGTAAATGTGAATCTCAGTGCCCACAAGGACTTCCAATTATAGAACTTCTTAAGAAAGTGCATAGGGAACTTGCAGAAACATGA
- the feoB gene encoding ferrous iron transport protein B — protein MKEAIAQERKTIRVALMGNPNSGKSTIFNALTGGHAHVGNWPGVTVEKKEGKLRFKDYEIICTDLPGTYSLTSFSIDERIARDFIIKEKPDVVIVIADATNLLRSLYLFVLVRELGANVVLDINMVDMIEGKIDINNKQMENLLKVPVVLTSAIKNEGIEDFKNAILKASTLGETPLRIDYGEDIEELIFEVENKLKSLATPLNRRFTALSLLQGDPQVIEEIKNNGFGDVIDFVAYKSSEFERNFKVDIEEKIIEYRYGYIESILKQSTKKLVSIDERLTLSDKIDRVVTNKYLGIPIFALFMYLTFELTFKIGGFFADYLDQFFSLLSGLIEKISLPPLLSSFISNGVISGIGSVLVFLPNIFLLFMFLSFLEDVGYMARAAFVIDKLMYVIGLPGRSFISLILGFGCNIPAIMSTRTIPEERDRLLTILINPFMSCSARLPVYIMFTSIFFTKSQGVVVFSLYALGIIVAIISAKFLKFAIPSLRGPISPLVMELPPYRLPSLRGILIHSWERSREFLRKAGTIIFAGVVVIWLLSTFPLNHGEGLEGSYLWRIGLFFAPILKPAGFGFYQASVALIFGIIAKELVVGTFGTLFGGEENIPLVLQKLFTPLSSFSFMVMSLLYIPCLATIGAIYRETGSIKWAVFSIIFSLIVGYSVAVLFYQVGSLIF, from the coding sequence ATGAAAGAAGCCATAGCACAAGAAAGAAAGACAATAAGGGTTGCTCTTATGGGTAATCCAAATTCGGGTAAGTCAACGATTTTTAATGCACTTACAGGAGGACACGCTCACGTTGGAAATTGGCCTGGAGTAACTGTCGAAAAGAAAGAAGGGAAACTAAGATTTAAAGATTACGAAATTATTTGTACAGATCTACCTGGGACTTATAGTTTGACTTCATTTTCCATTGATGAGCGTATTGCAAGGGACTTTATTATAAAAGAAAAGCCTGACGTTGTTATTGTTATTGCTGATGCGACTAATCTTTTGAGAAGTTTATACTTGTTTGTCCTTGTTAGAGAACTTGGTGCTAACGTGGTCTTGGATATTAACATGGTTGATATGATTGAAGGAAAAATTGACATAAATAATAAGCAAATGGAAAATCTTCTTAAAGTTCCCGTTGTGTTAACATCTGCTATTAAAAATGAAGGAATTGAGGATTTTAAAAATGCAATTTTAAAGGCAAGTACATTAGGTGAAACTCCTCTTAGAATAGACTATGGTGAAGATATTGAAGAATTAATCTTTGAAGTTGAAAATAAATTAAAATCATTAGCGACACCTCTTAATAGGCGCTTTACCGCCCTGAGCCTCTTACAAGGCGATCCACAAGTTATCGAAGAGATAAAAAATAATGGCTTTGGTGATGTAATTGACTTTGTTGCTTATAAGTCATCAGAATTTGAAAGGAATTTTAAAGTTGACATTGAAGAAAAAATAATTGAATATCGTTATGGTTATATTGAAAGCATACTAAAGCAATCAACAAAAAAACTTGTATCAATAGATGAAAGATTAACACTATCAGATAAGATTGATAGAGTAGTGACTAATAAGTATCTTGGTATTCCTATTTTTGCACTTTTTATGTATCTAACATTTGAGTTAACTTTCAAAATTGGGGGGTTCTTTGCTGACTACTTAGATCAGTTTTTCTCACTGCTTTCAGGATTAATCGAAAAGATTTCTCTCCCTCCGTTACTTTCTTCGTTTATCTCAAATGGAGTAATAAGCGGTATTGGGTCGGTTCTTGTGTTTCTTCCGAACATTTTTCTTCTGTTTATGTTTTTGTCTTTCCTTGAGGATGTAGGATATATGGCAAGAGCAGCCTTTGTAATTGATAAATTAATGTATGTAATAGGTTTACCAGGAAGGTCTTTTATTTCCTTAATACTTGGTTTTGGATGTAATATACCTGCCATTATGTCCACAAGGACTATACCAGAAGAAAGAGACAGACTGCTTACCATTTTAATAAATCCATTTATGTCTTGTAGTGCAAGGCTACCAGTTTATATTATGTTCACAAGCATTTTCTTTACTAAAAGCCAAGGGGTAGTTGTGTTTTCTCTTTATGCCTTGGGAATTATCGTTGCTATCATTTCAGCAAAATTTCTGAAATTTGCAATCCCCTCTCTTAGAGGACCGATTTCACCTCTTGTAATGGAACTTCCTCCGTATAGATTACCCTCCCTTAGGGGGATTTTAATTCACAGTTGGGAGAGGAGTAGAGAATTTCTTAGGAAGGCAGGCACAATTATTTTTGCAGGTGTAGTTGTTATTTGGTTACTTTCTACGTTTCCTCTTAATCATGGCGAAGGACTTGAGGGATCCTATCTTTGGAGAATAGGCTTATTCTTTGCTCCGATTCTTAAACCAGCGGGATTTGGTTTTTATCAGGCAAGCGTTGCTTTAATTTTTGGTATAATAGCAAAAGAACTTGTCGTTGGCACCTTTGGAACACTCTTTGGAGGAGAAGAAAATATTCCTTTAGTATTGCAGAAACTTTTTACTCCTCTTTCCTCCTTTTCTTTTATGGTTATGAGTTTACTCTATATTCCTTGTCTTGCAACAATTGGCGCAATTTATAGAGAAACAGGCTCCATAAAGTGGGCGGTATTTTCGATAATTTTTAGTTTGATTGTTGGCTACTCTGTTGCTGTCTTATTTTACCAAGTAGGATCTCTTATTTTCTAA
- a CDS encoding FeoA family protein, whose product MMSLIFGKPQDEFIVERVLTGLDATLRLKEMGIIPGVKIKLISNSGGPLVVGIGNMRLAIGRGLASKIIVRKI is encoded by the coding sequence ATGATGTCGTTAATTTTCGGAAAACCACAAGATGAATTTATTGTTGAAAGGGTTTTAACTGGTTTAGACGCCACTTTAAGGCTGAAAGAGATGGGCATAATTCCCGGTGTAAAAATTAAGCTTATTTCCAATTCAGGAGGTCCTTTGGTTGTTGGGATTGGAAACATGAGGCTTGCTATCGGAAGAGGACTTGCCTCAAAGATAATCGTGAGGAAGATTTAA